One Setaria viridis chromosome 5, Setaria_viridis_v4.0, whole genome shotgun sequence genomic region harbors:
- the LOC117857221 gene encoding uncharacterized protein isoform X2, producing MDPAPDPLAISASAPFPTIPAAASSPRPRAARPRRHAAASATIRRPGIDLSRRPGAAASAQQEGSPSVGSWGASRDANFVFGGGGAGAPELRRTFSSGSGEASLTELRSAVDKLVLDGGSGRRSDVDAPGGDDPVPVMNASDPSGIHGSNSSLHEGLFPDSLHDQTEKLDEGRGAPSQSIQCENAETRSLASQTSTNHNAPMELARSGDGLPIRNSVDEGSLPKDGSNISAHGGNVQQNVFVFGGHAGYRDFTANATQTSISNEDSSDKDGAIYNSEQLNASVAKDRTCTKFILQDAKDAFGSTNKNPLHSEPCEISPTVKFGSSFGSEDGSAKVSFVKVPYDIKAVEASELTECRPFDEKSFTVQDHNVASRNKGVKGMITNRRTVMPKKFSSAHQVSSLESVSRRNDHCSEKVSSETKVNLKDALLDSGINCVQGNSYNSALQITESSRDGTEFTSAANTEHSGQSDFIFSASTFNQRTLHLQRRHNKKKGVGMCNHANSTQSLPSSAIGLARSEVSATQQCGDSAAQWTEYIKMEPNRVTISGGAECTKTENFEHHEDCETWRLRGNQAYAEGQLTKAEECYTHGIDSFSPNEASRKALMLCYSNRAATRMSLGKMREALSDCREAIGIDSSFLKAQVRAANCLLALGDVEEAQKAFEMCLKSSHLSSLDHKILEEASDGLQKAQKISGFIHQSKEYLMKKAFDKIPSALQMISDALSISIYSDNLMAMKAEALLLLQRYEEVIQFCEETLYVAENNSLCLCPEKHSETNSLDNNTCFVKLWRYHLIAKSYFFLGKLEEAHLFLKKYDQIKVMECRCGKQSQESISSFSMAISELLQLKAAGNEAFQSGKYLEAVEHYTAALLSNSESLRFLAVCFCNRAAAYQAMGQILDAIADCSLAIALDADYAKAISRRSSLYELIRDYEQAENDLRRLITLLEKQLQENMSMPSEKVESIRSNLNRANLRFSSLERDARKGAPLNVYMILLVTHSAEKWWKIV from the exons ATGGACCCCGCGCCCGATCCGCTCGCCatctccgcctccgcgccgttCCCCACcatcccggccgccgcctcgagcCCCAGGCCCCGCGCCGCGAGGCcgcggcgccacgccgccgcctccgcgacgATCAGGCGCCCCGGGATCGATCTCTCGCGCCGCCCCGgggcggccgcctccgcccagcAGGAGGGGTCGCCGTCCGTGGGCTCCTGGGGCGCTTCTCGCGACGCCAACTTCGTGTTCgggggtggcggggccggggcgcCGGAGCTGAGGAGGACCTTCTCGTCCGGATCCGGTGAGGCCTCATTGACTGAGCTCCGGTCTGCAGTTGACAAGCTCGTATTGGATGGTGGTTCCGGCAGGCGAAGCGACGTTGATGCTCCCGGAGGAGATGATCCGGTTCCAGTGATGAACGCCAGTGATCCCTCTGGGATCCATGGAAGCAATTCCAGTTTGCATGAGGGTTTGTTTCCGGACTCTCTTCACGATCAGACCGAGAAACTTGATGAAGGGAGAGGAGCCCCATCTCAATCTATACAATGTGAGAATGCGGAGACAAGATCATTAGCTTCGCAAACCTCCACCAACCATAATGCTCCTATGGAACTTGCTAGGAGTGGGGACGGCTTGCCCATCCGAAATTCTGTGGATGAAGGTAGTTTGCCAAAGGATGGAAGTAACATTTCTGCACATGGTGGTAATGTTCAACAGAATGTCTTTGTTTTTGGTGGACATGCTGGGTACCGGGATTTCACTGCTAATGCAACTCAAACTAGTATCAGTAATGAAGATTCAAGTGATAAAGACGGTGCAATATATAACTCTGAACAACTTAATGCTTCAGTTGCTAAAGATAGAACTTGCACAAAGTTCATTTTGCAGGATGCAAAGGATGCATTTGGTTCTACTAATAAGAATCCTCTACACTCAGAACCTTGTGAAATTTCTCCTACAGTAAAGTTTGGTTCTAGCTTTGGATCTGAAGATGGCAGTGCGAAGGTTTCTTTTGTAAAGGTGCCTTACGATATCAAAGCAGTAGAAGCCTCAGAACTTACTGAATGCAGGCCATTCGATGAGAAATCTTTCACTGTTCAAGACCACAATGTAGCATCTAGGAACAAAGGAGTTAAGGGTATGATCACAAATAGAAGAACTGTAATGCCAAAGAAATTCTCCTCAGCTCACCAGGTTTCTTCCTTGGAATCAGTATCTAGAAGAAATGACCATTGCTCTGAAAAGGTGTCCTCTGAAACAAAGGTCAATTTGAAAGATGCATTATTGGACTCTGGTATCAATTGCGTCCAAGGCAATTCTTACAACTCTGCTTTGCAAATAACAGAAAGTAGTCGTGATGGAACTGAGTTTACTTCTGCAGCAAACACGGAACATTCTGGTCAATCTGATTTCATATTTTCTGCATCAACTTTTAATCAAAGGACATTGCACCTACAAAGACGACACAACAAGAAAAAAGGTGTAGGAATGTGTAATCATGCTAACTCTACTCAAAGCCTTCCTTCATCTGCCATTGGACTTGCACGCTCAGAAGTTTCAGCTACTCAGCAATGTGGGGATTCAGCTGCTCAGTGGACTGAATACATCAAAATGGAACCTAACAGGGTAACCATAAGCGGGGGAGCGGAATGCACAAAAACAGAAAACTTTGAACACCATGAAGATTGTGAAACATGGCGTTTAAG GGGGAATCAAGCATATGCGGAAGGACAGTTAACTAAGGCTGAGGAATGCTATACCCATGGGATTGATTCTTTTTCTCCAAATGAAGCTTCTAGAAAAGCATTAATGCTGTGCTACAGCAATCGTGCAGCTACTCGGATGTCTCTGGGTAAGATGAGAGAGGCCCTATCTGATTGTCGAGAAGCTATTGGTATCGATTCCAGCTTTCTCAAGGCACAAGTCAGAGCTGCCAA CTGCCTACTTGCCCTGGGGGATGTGGAAGAAGCACAAAAGGCTTTTGAGATGTGTTTGAAGTCTAGTCATCTATCAAGCTTGGACCATAAAATTTTAGAAGAGGCTTCGGACGGTCTACAAAAAGCTCAG AAAATATCTGGTTTTATTCATCAGTCCAAGGAGTACCTTATGAAGAAGGCATTTGACAAGATACCTAGTGCCTTACAAATGATCTCTGATGCTTTATCCATAAGTATTTATTCAGATAACTTGATGGCGATGAAAGCAGAAGCACTGTTACTG TTGCAGCGATATGAAGAAGTAATCCAGTTTTGCGAAGAAACTCTTTATGTAGCAGAAAACAATAGCCTGTGTTTGTGTCCTGAGAAGCATTCAGAAACCAATAGCTTGGACAATAATACTTGCTTTGTGAAGTTGTGGCGCTATCATCTTATTGCTAAGTCGTATTTCTTCCTTGGAAAGCTTGAAGAGGCTCACCTGTTCTTAAAAAAGTATGACCAAATAAAAGTCATGGAATGCAG GTGTGGGAAGCAATCTCAGGAATCTATTTCATCATTCTCCATGGCAATATCTGAACTACTGCAGCTTAAA GCTGCTGGGAATGAAGCATTTCAATCTGGTAAATATTTGGAGGCTGTGGAACATTACACTGCTGCTTTGCTGAGCAATAGCGAGTCACTACGCTTTTTAGCAGTCTGCTTTTGTAACCGTGCAGCGGCGTATCAAGCAATGGGTCAAATTTTAGATGCAATTGCAGATTGCTCACTAGCCATAGCCCTTGATGCAGATTATGCTAAG GCTATTTCCAGAAGATCTAGTTTGTACGAACTCATAAGGGACTATGAGCAGGCAGAAAATGATCTTCGTAGGTTAATTACTCTTCTTGAGAAACAACTGCAAGAAAATATGTCCATGCCATCAGAGAAGGTAGAGAGTATCCGTAGCAATCTGAATCGAGCCAATCTTCGGTTTTCTTCTCTGGAACGGGATGCCAGAAAGGGGGCCCCATTAAATGTGTATATGATATT GTTGGTTACTCATTCAGCTGAAAAGTGGTGGAAAATAGTTTAG
- the LOC117855147 gene encoding LOW QUALITY PROTEIN: pentatricopeptide repeat-containing protein At3g63370, chloroplastic (The sequence of the model RefSeq protein was modified relative to this genomic sequence to represent the inferred CDS: inserted 1 base in 1 codon; deleted 1 base in 1 codon): MSVRLPGASKPATAMAALSLPPLPHRSPAPASSPLQSTSASVSLKRLCKEGDLRQALRLLAARAQPPREHYGWVLDLVAARRAAAEGRQVHAHALATGSLDEDDDGFLATKLVFMYGRCGRVDDARRLFDGMSARTVFSWNALVGSYLSFGSAVEAVRVFRAMRASAAPGSTPDGCTLALVLKACGVEGDRCCGHEVHGLAVKSGLDKSTLVANALIGMYAKCGMLDSALRVFDWLQDGRDVAPWNSVITGXVQNGRTLEALELFRGMQSSGFGMNSYTAVGMLQVCVELALLNQGRELHAALLKCSSEFNIQFNALLVMYAKCGWVDSAVRVFHQIDEKDYISWNSMLSCYIQHGLYVEAIEFFGEMLQHGFQPDHACVVSLSSALGHLGWLNNGREVHAYAIKHRLHTDLQVGNTLMDMYIKCDSIECCAKVFESMSIRDHISWTTILACFAQSSQHFEALGIFRGVQKQGIKVDSMMIGSILEACSGLKILSLLKQVHSYAIRNGLLDLILKNRLIDIYGHCREVHHSLNIFQTVEKKDIVTWTSMINCCANNGLLNEAVSLFTEMQKANIEPDSVALVSILVAIAGLSSLTKGKQVHGFLIRRNFPIEGPVVSSLVDMYSGCGNMIYATKVFYGAKDVVLWTPMINTTGMHGHGKQAIDIFERMLQTGLTPDHVCFLALLHACSHSKLVDEGKYYLDMMMNKYQVKPWQEHYACVVDILGRSGQTEEAYRFIESMPMKPTSVVWCALLGACRVHKNHDLAVVAANKLLELEPDNPGNYILVSNVFAEMGKWHDVNEVRTRMEELGLRKDPACSWIEIGNNVHTFTARDHSHRDSEAIHLKLAEITEKMRKEGYTEDTRFVLHDVSEEKIDMLHKHSERLAIAFGLISTRSGTPLRIAKNLRVCGDCHEFTELVSKLFERDIVVRDANRFHHFSGGSCSCGDFW, translated from the exons ATGAGCGTCCGACTCCCCGGGGCCTCCAAgcccgccaccgccatggcagcgctgTCCCTTCCACCACTCCCCCACCGATCTCCCGCACCCGCCAGCTCGCCCCTCCagtccacctccgcctccgtgtCCCTGAAGCGGCTTTGCAAGGAAGGCGACCTGCGTCAAGCCTTACGTCTGCTGGCGGCCCGGGCGCAGCCTCCTCGGGAGCACTACGGCTGGGtgctcgacctcgtcgccgccaggAGGGCGGCCGCGGAGGGCAGGCAGGTCCACGCGCACGCCCTGGCCACGGGTTCCCTTGACGAAGACGATGACGGCTTTCTTGCGACCAAGCTGGTGTTCATGTACGGTCGGTGCGGGCGGGTGGACGACGCGCGCCGCTTGTTCGACGGAATGTCCGCGCGGACCGTCTTCTCCTGGAACGCGCTCGTCGGGTCATACCTCTCGTTCGGGAGCGCCGTGGAGGCTGTGCGGGTCTTTCGGGCCAtgcgggcgtcggcggcgccggggtcgaCGCCCGACGGGTGCACGCTCGCGTTGGTGCTCAAGGCGTGCGGTGTGGAGGGGGACCGATGCTGCGGGCACGAGGTGCACGGTCTGGCTGTGAAGAGTGGACTTGATAAGAGCACCCTCGTGGCCAATGCGCTTATCGGGATGTATGCCAAGTGCGGCATGCTGGATTCAGCGCTGCGGGTTTTCGACTGGCTGCAGGATGGGAGGGATGTCGCGCCCTGGAACTCTGTTATAACGG TGGTGCAGAATGGGAGGACATTGGAAGCCCTGGAGCTGTTCCGAGGGATGCAGAGCTCCGGATTCGGTATGAATTCCTACACGGCTGTGGGGATGCTGCAAGTTTGCGTGGAGCTAGCTCTCCTGAATCAGGGTAGGGAGTTACACGCAGCACTTCTCAAATGTAGCAGTGAGTTCAACATCCAGTTCAATGCTTTGCTTGTCATGTATGCGAAATGCGGATGGGTGGATAGTGCTGTAAGAGTTTTCCATCAGATTGATGAGAAAGATTACATATCATGGAATTCGATGCTCTCCTGCTACATCCAACACGGTTTGTATGTTGAGGCCATTGAG TTTTTTGGTGAAATGCTTCAACATGGTTTTCAGCCTGATCATGCCTGTGTTGTAAGCTTATCCTCAGCATTGGGACATTTGGGTTGGCTAAACAATGGCAGAGAGGTTCATGCCTATGCTATAAAGCATAGGCTTCATACTGATTTGCAGGTTGGGAATACATTGATGGACATGTACATAAAGTGTGATTCCATAGAGTGTTGTGCAAAAGTATTTGAAAGCATGAGTATTAGAGATCACATATCTTGGACAACAATCCTTGCTTGTTTTGCGCAGAGTTCTCAGCATTTTGAAGCACTGGGAATATTCCGAGGAGTGCAGAAACAAGGGATTAAGGTGGATTCTATGATGATTGGAAGCATTTTAGAAGCATGTAGTGGTTTGAAAATCCTCTCTCTGCTAAAGCAAGTTCATTCGTATGCTATTAGAAATGGGTTGCTTGATTTGATACTGAAGAATAGGCTGATAGATATATATGGGCACTGCAGAGAGGTTCACCATTCACTAAATATATTTCAGACGGTAGAGAAAAAGGACATTGTTACTTGGACTAGTATGATAAACTGTTGTGCAAATAATGGGCTGTTAAATGAAGCTGTTTCCTTATTTACTGAGATGCAGAAAGCAAATATTGAACCTGATTCTGTAGCACTAGTAAGTATTTTGGTGGCTATTGCTGGTTTGTCATCATTGACAAAAGGAAAACAGGTTCATGGCTTTCTAATCAGAAGGAACTTTCCTATAGAAGGTCCGGTGGTTAGTTCCCTCGTGGACATGTATTCTGGTTGTGGAAACATGATCTATGCTACCAAAGTATTCTATGGGGCTAAAGATGTGGTTCTTTGGACACCAATGATTAACACTACTGGCATGCATGGACATGGCAAGCAAGCCATAGATATTTTTGAGAGAATGCTACAGACTGGTCTGACTCCTGATCATGTTTGTTTCCTTGCTCTGCTGCATGCTTGTAGTCATTCAAAGCTTGTTGATGAGGGTAAATACTATCTGGATATGATGATGAACAAGTACCAGGTAAAACCGTGGCAGGAGCACTATGCCTGTGTGGTTGATATTCTTGGCCGCTCAGGCCAGACTGAGGAGGCTTACAGGTTCATTGAGTCTATGCCTATGAAACCAACATCTGTGGTGTGGTGTGCACTGCTTGGGGCATGTCGTGTCCACAAAAACCATGACCTTGCTGTGGTTGCAGCCAATAAGCTTCTTGAGCTGGAACCTGACAACCCAGGCAACTATATTCTTGTATCAAATGTTTTTGCTGAGATGGGAAAGTGGCATGATGTCAATGAAGTTAGAACCAGGATGGAAGAACTAGGGTTGAGAAAAGATCCAGCTTGCAGTTGGATTGAGATAGGGAACAATGTCCACACTTTCACAGCAAGAGATCACTCTCATAGAGACTCAGAGGCAATCCATCTCAAGCTTGCTGAGATAACAGAAAAAATGAGGAAAGAAGGTTACACAGAGGACACAAGGTTTGTCCTTCATGATGTGAGTGAAGAGAAGATAGATATGTTGCATAAACACAGCGAGAGGCTTGCAATAGCATTCGGCTTGATCAGCACTCGTTCAGGTACGCCTCTAAGGATAGCTAAGAACCTCAGGGTGTGTGGTGACTGCCACGAGTTCACCGAGCTGGTGTCCAAGCTGTTTGAAAGGGATATCGTGGTCCGAGATGCCAACAGGTTCCACCATTTCAGTGGAGGCTCTTGTTCTTGTGGAGACTTCTGGTGA
- the LOC117857221 gene encoding uncharacterized protein isoform X1 codes for MDPAPDPLAISASAPFPTIPAAASSPRPRAARPRRHAAASATIRRPGIDLSRRPGAAASAQQEGSPSVGSWGASRDANFVFGGGGAGAPELRRTFSSGSGEASLTELRSAVDKLVLDGGSGRRSDVDAPGGDDPVPVMNASDPSGIHGSNSSLHEGLFPDSLHDQTEKLDEGRGAPSQSIQCENAETRSLASQTSTNHNAPMELARSGDGLPIRNSVDEGSLPKDGSNISAHGGNVQQNVFVFGGHAGYRDFTANATQTSISNEDSSDKDGAIYNSEQLNASVAKDRTCTKFILQDAKDAFGSTNKNPLHSEPCEISPTVKFGSSFGSEDGSAKVSFVKVPYDIKAVEASELTECRPFDEKSFTVQDHNVASRNKGVKGMITNRRTVMPKKFSSAHQVSSLESVSRRNDHCSEKVSSETKVNLKDALLDSGINCVQGNSYNSALQITESSRDGTEFTSAANTEHSGQSDFIFSASTFNQRTLHLQRRHNKKKGVGMCNHANSTQSLPSSAIGLARSEVSATQQCGDSAAQWTEYIKMEPNRVTISGGAECTKTENFEHHEDCETWRLRGNQAYAEGQLTKAEECYTHGIDSFSPNEASRKALMLCYSNRAATRMSLGKMREALSDCREAIGIDSSFLKAQVRAANCLLALGDVEEAQKAFEMCLKSSHLSSLDHKILEEASDGLQKAQKISGFIHQSKEYLMKKAFDKIPSALQMISDALSISIYSDNLMAMKAEALLLLQRYEEVIQFCEETLYVAENNSLCLCPEKHSETNSLDNNTCFVKLWRYHLIAKSYFFLGKLEEAHLFLKKYDQIKVMECRCGKQSQESISSFSMAISELLQLKAAGNEAFQSGKYLEAVEHYTAALLSNSESLRFLAVCFCNRAAAYQAMGQILDAIADCSLAIALDADYAKAISRRSSLYELIRDYEQAENDLRRLITLLEKQLQENMSMPSEKVESIRSNLNRANLRFSSLERDARKGAPLNVYMILGIEPSSSTVDIKKAYRKAALRHHPDKAGKFLVRSENISDAIWREITNEIRRDADYLFKIIGKAYSMLSDPTMRRE; via the exons ATGGACCCCGCGCCCGATCCGCTCGCCatctccgcctccgcgccgttCCCCACcatcccggccgccgcctcgagcCCCAGGCCCCGCGCCGCGAGGCcgcggcgccacgccgccgcctccgcgacgATCAGGCGCCCCGGGATCGATCTCTCGCGCCGCCCCGgggcggccgcctccgcccagcAGGAGGGGTCGCCGTCCGTGGGCTCCTGGGGCGCTTCTCGCGACGCCAACTTCGTGTTCgggggtggcggggccggggcgcCGGAGCTGAGGAGGACCTTCTCGTCCGGATCCGGTGAGGCCTCATTGACTGAGCTCCGGTCTGCAGTTGACAAGCTCGTATTGGATGGTGGTTCCGGCAGGCGAAGCGACGTTGATGCTCCCGGAGGAGATGATCCGGTTCCAGTGATGAACGCCAGTGATCCCTCTGGGATCCATGGAAGCAATTCCAGTTTGCATGAGGGTTTGTTTCCGGACTCTCTTCACGATCAGACCGAGAAACTTGATGAAGGGAGAGGAGCCCCATCTCAATCTATACAATGTGAGAATGCGGAGACAAGATCATTAGCTTCGCAAACCTCCACCAACCATAATGCTCCTATGGAACTTGCTAGGAGTGGGGACGGCTTGCCCATCCGAAATTCTGTGGATGAAGGTAGTTTGCCAAAGGATGGAAGTAACATTTCTGCACATGGTGGTAATGTTCAACAGAATGTCTTTGTTTTTGGTGGACATGCTGGGTACCGGGATTTCACTGCTAATGCAACTCAAACTAGTATCAGTAATGAAGATTCAAGTGATAAAGACGGTGCAATATATAACTCTGAACAACTTAATGCTTCAGTTGCTAAAGATAGAACTTGCACAAAGTTCATTTTGCAGGATGCAAAGGATGCATTTGGTTCTACTAATAAGAATCCTCTACACTCAGAACCTTGTGAAATTTCTCCTACAGTAAAGTTTGGTTCTAGCTTTGGATCTGAAGATGGCAGTGCGAAGGTTTCTTTTGTAAAGGTGCCTTACGATATCAAAGCAGTAGAAGCCTCAGAACTTACTGAATGCAGGCCATTCGATGAGAAATCTTTCACTGTTCAAGACCACAATGTAGCATCTAGGAACAAAGGAGTTAAGGGTATGATCACAAATAGAAGAACTGTAATGCCAAAGAAATTCTCCTCAGCTCACCAGGTTTCTTCCTTGGAATCAGTATCTAGAAGAAATGACCATTGCTCTGAAAAGGTGTCCTCTGAAACAAAGGTCAATTTGAAAGATGCATTATTGGACTCTGGTATCAATTGCGTCCAAGGCAATTCTTACAACTCTGCTTTGCAAATAACAGAAAGTAGTCGTGATGGAACTGAGTTTACTTCTGCAGCAAACACGGAACATTCTGGTCAATCTGATTTCATATTTTCTGCATCAACTTTTAATCAAAGGACATTGCACCTACAAAGACGACACAACAAGAAAAAAGGTGTAGGAATGTGTAATCATGCTAACTCTACTCAAAGCCTTCCTTCATCTGCCATTGGACTTGCACGCTCAGAAGTTTCAGCTACTCAGCAATGTGGGGATTCAGCTGCTCAGTGGACTGAATACATCAAAATGGAACCTAACAGGGTAACCATAAGCGGGGGAGCGGAATGCACAAAAACAGAAAACTTTGAACACCATGAAGATTGTGAAACATGGCGTTTAAG GGGGAATCAAGCATATGCGGAAGGACAGTTAACTAAGGCTGAGGAATGCTATACCCATGGGATTGATTCTTTTTCTCCAAATGAAGCTTCTAGAAAAGCATTAATGCTGTGCTACAGCAATCGTGCAGCTACTCGGATGTCTCTGGGTAAGATGAGAGAGGCCCTATCTGATTGTCGAGAAGCTATTGGTATCGATTCCAGCTTTCTCAAGGCACAAGTCAGAGCTGCCAA CTGCCTACTTGCCCTGGGGGATGTGGAAGAAGCACAAAAGGCTTTTGAGATGTGTTTGAAGTCTAGTCATCTATCAAGCTTGGACCATAAAATTTTAGAAGAGGCTTCGGACGGTCTACAAAAAGCTCAG AAAATATCTGGTTTTATTCATCAGTCCAAGGAGTACCTTATGAAGAAGGCATTTGACAAGATACCTAGTGCCTTACAAATGATCTCTGATGCTTTATCCATAAGTATTTATTCAGATAACTTGATGGCGATGAAAGCAGAAGCACTGTTACTG TTGCAGCGATATGAAGAAGTAATCCAGTTTTGCGAAGAAACTCTTTATGTAGCAGAAAACAATAGCCTGTGTTTGTGTCCTGAGAAGCATTCAGAAACCAATAGCTTGGACAATAATACTTGCTTTGTGAAGTTGTGGCGCTATCATCTTATTGCTAAGTCGTATTTCTTCCTTGGAAAGCTTGAAGAGGCTCACCTGTTCTTAAAAAAGTATGACCAAATAAAAGTCATGGAATGCAG GTGTGGGAAGCAATCTCAGGAATCTATTTCATCATTCTCCATGGCAATATCTGAACTACTGCAGCTTAAA GCTGCTGGGAATGAAGCATTTCAATCTGGTAAATATTTGGAGGCTGTGGAACATTACACTGCTGCTTTGCTGAGCAATAGCGAGTCACTACGCTTTTTAGCAGTCTGCTTTTGTAACCGTGCAGCGGCGTATCAAGCAATGGGTCAAATTTTAGATGCAATTGCAGATTGCTCACTAGCCATAGCCCTTGATGCAGATTATGCTAAG GCTATTTCCAGAAGATCTAGTTTGTACGAACTCATAAGGGACTATGAGCAGGCAGAAAATGATCTTCGTAGGTTAATTACTCTTCTTGAGAAACAACTGCAAGAAAATATGTCCATGCCATCAGAGAAGGTAGAGAGTATCCGTAGCAATCTGAATCGAGCCAATCTTCGGTTTTCTTCTCTGGAACGGGATGCCAGAAAGGGGGCCCCATTAAATGTGTATATGATATT aGGAATCGAACCTTCTTCCTCTACCGTGGATATAAAGAAGGCATACCGCAAAGCAGCACTAAGGCATCATCCAGACAAA GCCGGTAAATTTCTTGTGAGAAGTGAAAATATCAGTGATGCAATATGGAGAGAAATCACAAATGAAATCCGCAGAGATGCTGATTATTTATTCAAAATAATTGGAAAGGCATATTCTATGCTTTCAGACCCTACAATG AGGAGGGAGTGA